The Symbiobacterium terraclitae genomic sequence GGGCGACCGGCAGGTCTTCATGGCCCTGGTGAAGAACCCGGCGGGCTTCGACTCGGTGATCCAGACCGTGATGCAGGCGGCGGCCCGCAAGAACCTGGTCATCGCCATCAACGACCAGTACGCCGACGGCACCGACATCTCCTGGCTGTGGGACGTGGACTTCGAGGCGCTGGCCGGCCACCAGGACGAGATCAACTTCGTCATCTGCACCGGCCAGCGGGCGGAGGACATGGCCGTGCGGCTCAAGTACGCGGGGATGGACGTCGCCAAGCTCTCGATCGAGAAGGACCCGGAGCTGGCCGTGAAGCAGGGGCTTCGCTACATCCAGGCCGGCGACCTGCTCTACATCCTGCCCACCTACACGGCGATGCTGCAGATCCGCGGCATCATCGCCCGCAAGGGGCACACCAAGAAGTACTGGGAGGTGTGAGCGTGGAGCGCCCCCGCATCCATATCGGCTGGCTCTATCCCGAGTACATGAACCTCTACGGCGACCGGGGGAACATCATCGTCCTCACCCAGCGCTCCCGCTGGCACGGCCTCGCCCCGGTGGTGACGCAGGTGCGGCTGGGCGAGACCGCCGACTTCGCCCAGTTCGACCTCCTGATGATGGGCGGCGGCCAGGACCGGGAGCAGTCGCTGATCGCCGACGACTTCATGAAGGTGAAGGGCAGTTCGCTGGGCGACGCGATCGAGGACGGCCTGGCCGTGCTGGCTGTCTGCGGCGGGTACCAGATGCTCGGCAAGTACTTCAAGACCCACACGGGCGAGATGATCCGCTTCACCGGCATCCTCGACCTCTGGACCGAGGGCGGCAAGGAGCGCATGATCGGCAACTGCGTCGTGGAGAGCGACCTGTTCGGCGGCACGCGCACCATCGTGGGCTTCGAGAACCACTCCGGCCGCACCTACCTGGGGAAGGGGCTCCGCCCTCTGGGCCGGGTGGTGAAGGGATACGGCAACAACGGCGCCGACAGAACCGAAGGCGTCGTCTACAAGAACACCGTGGGCACCTACCTGCACGGCTCCATCCTGCCCAAGAACCCCCACCTGGCCGACTGGCTGATCCAGCGTGCCCTCGACCGGCGGTACGGCGGCGAGGTGAAGATCGGCAAGCTGAACGACGATCTGGAGATGCGGGCGCACGAGGCCATCATCGCCCGGTTCGGCCGGTGATCCGCGTCGAGCGGGCCGGGGTGGAGACCCGGCTGCACTCGTCGCTCTGCGCGGTCTGCCCGCACGGGCCCACGGGCTGCTGCGCCTCGCCGCCGGGGGTCGACTGGGCCGACATCGGCCGCATCGTCTCCCGGGGCGGGGCGCAGTGGCTGCTGGGCGAGATCGCGGCCGGCAACCTGCGCCCCGGGCCCCGGGGGCTGCTCCTCCGCCGGGTGCCGAACCCGGGCGCCAACGCCGGGGCCTGGCCCACCAAATGCGTCTACCACGGCCCGCGCGGCTGCACCATCGACCCCGACCGCCGGGCGGCTACCTGCAACTACTACCTCTGCGAGGAGGCCTTCCTGGCCGGGGGCGAGTACCAGGGCGACCCTGCGGCCCGGGAGGCGCGGGCCGCGCACGAGGACCTGGTCGCGCTCTACGGGCAGTGGGACCTGGAGCTGCAGGCGGCGGTGGCGGAGCGCTGGCCCGCCGGCCCGCCCTGGGACGAGCCCTTCCTGGCCTGGGTGGGGGAGGTATGGCGGCAGATGGTACAACGGGACCGGAGGAGATGGAGGGCGCTGCGCTAGCCCGCAGGCTGGCGGCGTCATCCCGGAGCAGACGGGAGGCGGTTTGAGAGCGGCTGGCAGAGCGATATCAGAGGAGCCGTTAGTCGCTGCGGCAGCGAGGAACCCTGGCGCAAGGCCAGGGGTTCCGTGTCACCGCTTCACCACCCGGAAGGCGTCGGCGATCACGTAGCCCGTGCCGCTGGTCCAGCGGCTGACGGCGATGATCTCCCGGTCGCCGGCCAGCAGCCGGAACGTGCCCAGGTGGACCCACTTGCCGCCGTTCGTCCGCTGGTTGACGTGCACCGTGACCGGCGTCGTCCCTGTGCCCGAGCTGTCGGCCTGCCAGATCACCACCGGGGTCTTGTCGTTGTAGCCGCTGTTGGCCGGGTACCACATGTAGATGTCGTAGTAGCCGGTGGAGGGGATGTTGAACTTGTAGTAGGCGGCGTCGCTCACCGCCGCGGGGTCGGCGAAGCGGTAGTCGCTGCCGTAGCGCTGGCTGGACCAGGTGGAGGTGCCCCAGTTGCTGCTGGCCCGGAAGCGGCCGGAGGTGGAGTTGTCCACGATGGCCGACCAGGAGCCGGAGGACTGGGTGACCAGGCTCATGTAGTAGTTCCAGTCCCAGCAGCTGCCGGGGTCGGTGTGCGTCGCACCGGGCACCTCGTTGTGGCCGATGATGTGGTTCCGGTTCATCGGGATGCCGTACTTCAGGGCGATGTTGCGGGCCAGCGCGGCGCTGGACCGGTACATGGCGTCGGTGAACCACGTGCAGCTGGACACCCAGCCCTCGTGCTCGATGCCGATGGACTGCGTGTTGTAGGTCCAGTTGCCGGCGTGCCAGGCGATGTCCTTCTCCCGCACCATCTGCGTGACCGCCCCGTCGCTGGAGCGGATGACGTAGTGGGCGCTCACGTTGGAGCTGGGGTTCTGGAACCAGCTGATGGTGCCGGCGTAGGAGCCCTGGGTCACGTGGATGACGATGTAGTTGATCG encodes the following:
- a CDS encoding N-acetylmuramoyl-L-alanine amidase; amino-acid sequence: MRTHRWLASLVLLLFLFGVVGTSLAASAEFERGNRLDGPLGRAFQKAAETYGVPVELLVALAYAETRLDDHDGVPSVAGGYGVMHLVSNPEVTALEQAAALSGLDEELLKSDPAANIMGGAALLAHYAADRAGAGKEMKLGDWFEAVARYSGLEGAAARDYARQVYDFLNRGIDAEVDGEEIRIEPQAVKPDEGEYAGLVSIQSEDYGPAAWVPAHSSNYTVSNRESTYPINYIVIHVTQGSYAGTISWFQNPSSNVSAHYVIRSSDGAVTQMVREKDIAWHAGNWTYNTQSIGIEHEGWVSSCTWFTDAMYRSSAALARNIALKYGIPMNRNHIIGHNEVPGATHTDPGSCWDWNYYMSLVTQSSGSWSAIVDNSTSGRFRASSNWGTSTWSSQRYGSDYRFADPAAVSDAAYYKFNIPSTGYYDIYMWYPANSGYNDKTPVVIWQADSSGTGTTPVTVHVNQRTNGGKWVHLGTFRLLAGDREIIAVSRWTSGTGYVIADAFRVVKR
- a CDS encoding type 1 glutamine amidotransferase; this encodes MERPRIHIGWLYPEYMNLYGDRGNIIVLTQRSRWHGLAPVVTQVRLGETADFAQFDLLMMGGGQDREQSLIADDFMKVKGSSLGDAIEDGLAVLAVCGGYQMLGKYFKTHTGEMIRFTGILDLWTEGGKERMIGNCVVESDLFGGTRTIVGFENHSGRTYLGKGLRPLGRVVKGYGNNGADRTEGVVYKNTVGTYLHGSILPKNPHLADWLIQRALDRRYGGEVKIGKLNDDLEMRAHEAIIARFGR